Below is a window of Staphylococcus succinus DNA.
CAAGGTGCTTATGAACATCTCTATAGTATACAAAATTTATAAATTAGGATAATGAAAAATACAGTTAATGTTAGTTCAACATTAACTGTATTTTTCTATTTATATAGTTATTAAGACATGAGATTATTTGAAGAATGAAGAATATAATTAAAAAATCCTTTGATAGTACAAAAAAGTATGTACTACCAAAGGATAAGTTTTATAAATCAAAATCTTCTTCTAATATATCAATTTCATTATCATTTGTATGATATGAAAAGAAACTAATACGTAATCTATCTAAATGTTCTAGCGTATAACGGTATTCTTCGATTGCAGCAACAATTTGCATTAAGTTAGCATAAGAATACATAGTTTGATAAGGATTTTTTATTATCTCTTTTTGGAAAGCATCCATCAAGTCTTTTTTTTGTGGATTTTCAATCTGACTATCTAATTGACTAACATCATATCGCGCTTTTTTTGAAAGACTAACAAAAATTTGTTCGTGATAGGCGATTAAGGTATCGATTTCTAATTTAATCTGTAATAGTAATTCATGATTAATATTATGAAGGTCGTTTTGATAACGATTCATTCTTTTTAAAACTTCATATGCTTGTCTTGTACTACGAACGACTTCTTTAAAAAGTATTTTCTTTCTATTTTGTGAGAAAATTTGCTTCTTCGTCCAGGGTTTCTCTTCCTCATAATAACCAAAAGTTTGTTCAAGTTTGCTTATGCGCTTACTAATTAATCCTCTGTCTTCTTTAATATGATGATATTCAGAAGTATCATTTAGCACTAATTTGAACCACACAAAAATATCTGAACAAATATTTAAGGAATTATAATAAATTTTAGATTCGAATTTAGGTGGTAAGAATAGAAGGTTAACTAGAGATGAACTTATAACGCCAATCATAACAAGTACAAATCTATAAAAAGCAGATACGTAAAAGTCTCCTGAGTGTTGTCCCATAATAATTAATGCAGTAACACTTGCTAATGTAGCAACGTGTGCTAAATTAAAACGAAATAGAATTGCAATTAATAATATTACAGTTACACCCATGATTACCACGTTATCTCCAAATATCGTAACCATAGCTACTGATAATAATGCTCCAACTACGTTACCAAGTGCCTGTTCTGAAACAATTTTAAGTGACCGATAGACACTTGGCTGCATAGCAACAACTGCACTGACACCAGCTATAGCTTTTAAACCAGCTTCATTGGGTAGTAGAGAAGCGATAAACAAAGCAAGTATAATAGCTATACCTGTCTTCAGAATACGGGCTCCTAATTTCAAATGTACCGCTCCTTAATATTTAATAATAGTATTTATACTTGTTATACAACGATTGTTCATAAAATTCAAGTTTATTTCATTTGGCTAAAAGCATAATCTACCGCTTTCAATGTATCATCAATATCTTGTTCTGTATGCTCTGTAGTTAAAAACCATGCTTCAAATTTGGAAGGTGCAAGGTTAATGCCTTGGTTTAACATTAATTTAAAGAACTTAGCAAATGCATCGCCATCTGAATTATCAGCTTGATCGTAGTGCGTTACTACTTCATTAGTGAAATATAAAGTG
It encodes the following:
- a CDS encoding FUSC family protein, whose product is MKLGARILKTGIAIILALFIASLLPNEAGLKAIAGVSAVVAMQPSVYRSLKIVSEQALGNVVGALLSVAMVTIFGDNVVIMGVTVILLIAILFRFNLAHVATLASVTALIIMGQHSGDFYVSAFYRFVLVMIGVISSSLVNLLFLPPKFESKIYYNSLNICSDIFVWFKLVLNDTSEYHHIKEDRGLISKRISKLEQTFGYYEEEKPWTKKQIFSQNRKKILFKEVVRSTRQAYEVLKRMNRYQNDLHNINHELLLQIKLEIDTLIAYHEQIFVSLSKKARYDVSQLDSQIENPQKKDLMDAFQKEIIKNPYQTMYSYANLMQIVAAIEEYRYTLEHLDRLRISFFSYHTNDNEIDILEEDFDL